A window from Peromyscus eremicus chromosome 1, PerEre_H2_v1, whole genome shotgun sequence encodes these proteins:
- the LOC131904108 gene encoding formyl peptide receptor-related sequence 3, translated as MEANSSIPLNGSEVVFYESTTSRVLWILSLVVLSITFVLGVLGNGLVIWVAGFRMAHTVTSICYLNLALGDFSFMATIPLHIISMVMRGKWIFGWFLCKFVHIIVHINLFVSVFLITLIAMDRCICVLYPVWAQNHRTVGLARKMIVGVWILALLLTLPHFLFLTTVKDARGDVHCTTNFESWVTNPKEQLKVSITVSTALGIISFIIGFSMPMSFIAICYGLMAAKICRRGFLNSSRPLRVLTAVAVSFFVCWFPFQLIILLGNIWNKETPNIIHVMVNPTSTLASFNSCLNPILYVFLGQEFRERLIHSLSASLKRALQEDSTLNNGKSNSLSSPPADSELLKVAGKSQSNAFCANSFSLSVSSYVT; from the coding sequence ATGGAAGCCAATTCCTCCATCCCTCTGAATGGATCAGAAGTTGTATTCTATGAATCTACCACCTCCAGGGTTCTATGGATCCTCTCATTGGTAGTCCTCTCCATAACTTTTGTCCTTGGTGTGCTAGGTAATGGGCTTGTGATTTGGGTAGCTGGATTCCGGATGGCACACACTGTGACCTCCATTTGTTATTTGAACCTGGCTTTGGGTGACTTTTCTTTCATGGCTACAATACCACTCCACATCATCTCAATGGTAATGAGAGGAAAATGGATTTTTGGTTGGTTCCTTTGCAAATTTGTACATATCATTGTGCACATAAACCTTTTTGTAAGTGTGTTCCTGATCACTCTCATTGCCATGGACCGCTGTATTTGTGTCCTGTACCCAGTATGGGCTCAGAACCACAGAACTGTGGGTCTGGCCAGGAAAATGATTGTTGGAGTTTGGATTCTTGCTCTACTCCTTACTTTGCCACATTTCCTCTTCTTGACTACAGTAAAAGATGCAAGAGGGGATGTGCACTGTACAACCAACTTTGAATCCTGGGTTACAAACCCCAAGGAGCAATTAAAGGTGTCAATTACTGTGAGTACAGCTTTAGGAATCATCAGTTTCATTATTGGATTCAGCATGCCCATGTCCTTCATTGCCATCTGCTATGGACTCATGGCTGCCAAGATCTGCAGAAGAGGCTTTTTAAATTCCAGCCGTCCCTTACGTGTCCTCACTGCTGTAGCAGTTTCCTTCTTTGTCTGTTGGTTCCCATTTCAACTGATAATTCTTTTAGGAAATATCTGGAACAAGGAGACACCAAACATTATTCACGTGATGGTGAACCCCACAAGCACCCTGGCCTCCTTCAACAGCTGCCTCAACCCAATACTCTATGTCTTTCTGGGTCAAGAATTCAGAGAGAGATTGATCCACTCCCTGTCTGCCAGTCTGAAGAGGGCCCTGCAGGAAGACTCAACCCTGAACAATGGCAAAAGCAACAGTTTGTCTTCACCTCCTGCTGACTCTGAGCTACTGAAAGTGGCAGGAAAGAGCCAAAGCAATGCCTTCTGTGCAAACTCATTCTCACTTTCTGTCTCATCCTATGTTACATGA